The genomic window TGGCATTTTCCTTATTCGGAACTGTTTTAATTTACAGAAAATTAGTGTATACTAGAGGCTCCACCTAATTATATAGATGGTAATCGGCCTATGCCGGTTCAGACATTGCAAATACATAAACTAACCTGGATCAATATTGGCTCTCTGCGGGAGGAGCATGTTAATTATTTGCAGGAAAAGTTTCATTTTCACCCGCTAGATCTCAAGGACTGCCTGGAGGGGGTGCAACGCCCGAAACTTGACGTCTACAAAAATTATCTTTTCATGATATTTCATTTCCCCCGGTTTGATCCCGAAACGCGACGCGTCGGGATCAATTCAGTTAATTTTTTTCTGGGGCACGACTTCCTGATCAGCATTGCCAATGAGCCGAACGAGTTTATTACCAACTACTACCAGCGATTGGAGAAAAAAGCGCAGCGCCAGTTTCCCTACGATCCGTTTAAAAATAGCGCTGGATATCTCCTGTATAAATTAGTTGATGGTTTGTACCACGAGAGTCTGCCCGTGGTCAATATGATCGGTCAGTATTTGAATGATGTGGAAGAAGACGTCTATTCAAACCAGAATAAGCAGGCGACGACGAATTTAGCCATTATCCGCCGCAATATCCTGAGCCTCCGCCGTATCCTGGAGCCACAGATCAAGATGGTTGATCGCTTAGTCAATATTGAAAATCAGTCCATACCGCAGAAGCTCGGCGTGTACATTGATGACGTGCATGATTATATGGAGAATTCATGGTCAGCACTGGAGAATTATCGAGACGCCGTTGATAGCCTGTATGACACCAATGAATCATTCATCAATCAGCGGACGAATGATGTGATTAAGATGCTGACGACGATTTCCGTTGCGTTATTACCTATGACCCTCTTGGCCAGCATCTACGGCATGAATATCGTTGGACTGCCGTTCGCCGATCATGCGGTGGGCGTCTGGATTATTTTTGGCGTGATGGCGGCAATTGTCGCTGGGAGCATTTATTTCGCGCGGCGTAATAATATAATTTGATGCCTTTTTTCCTTCGGGCCAAGAAACTGGATTTCGGATCAGGTGGCCAACCCTGGGTGGTTGTGCTTCAGGAAGCTGAAGCGCGCACGCTTGGCATTGTGCTGGGTGATTTGATAGAGCTAACCTGGGGTGAAAAGCGTAAGGCGATTGTGGTTGCCTATTACACTCGGTCAAAAGTCAAACCGGGTGAATTGGGCATCTTCCGGGAGATTTGGCGCACGCTGCGCGTGAAGGAAAATGAGCCGGTATCATTGCACGTGCTATCACGGCCACCCTCGATTGAAGCTATCAAGAAGAAGCTCTTAGGCAAACCCCTTTCGTATCTGGAGATGTTTTCCATTATTAAGGATATTGTCGATCATAAATTGAGTCGCGTGGAGATCACTTATTTTGTTGCATCTAGCTTTATTACCACGTTTTCAAATGAAGAGCTGTATTATATGACGAAGGCGATGGCCGAGACTGGGGAAATGCTTAAGCCCGGCCGTAAAGTAGTAGCAGACAAACACTCAATTGGCGGGGTGGCGGGAAATCGTACCACTATGGTGGTTATTCCGATTGTTGCGTCGCAGGGCGTCTTTATTCCTAAAACCTCTTCACGTGCGATCACCTCGCCTGCGGGTACGGCGGATACGATGGAGGTATT from Candidatus Kerfeldbacteria bacterium includes these protein-coding regions:
- a CDS encoding magnesium transporter CorA family protein; the encoded protein is MPVQTLQIHKLTWINIGSLREEHVNYLQEKFHFHPLDLKDCLEGVQRPKLDVYKNYLFMIFHFPRFDPETRRVGINSVNFFLGHDFLISIANEPNEFITNYYQRLEKKAQRQFPYDPFKNSAGYLLYKLVDGLYHESLPVVNMIGQYLNDVEEDVYSNQNKQATTNLAIIRRNILSLRRILEPQIKMVDRLVNIENQSIPQKLGVYIDDVHDYMENSWSALENYRDAVDSLYDTNESFINQRTNDVIKMLTTISVALLPMTLLASIYGMNIVGLPFADHAVGVWIIFGVMAAIVAGSIYFARRNNII